CGTACAGCCACTAAAGCCGATTAAATCTGAACCAGTAAATATTAATAAGCCAGTAGAGGTACAACCTACTAAGGCGGAGCCTACAAAAGCAGCTGAAGCAAAAGAAGAGGTTTTAACAGCCGATAATGCTGAGGAAATTGCCATAAAAAAGCAGAAAGAAGTTGAGGCGAAAGCCAAAGCAGCTGCAGACGCCAAGGCTAAAGCAGAAGCCGATAGAATCGCTAAAGAAAAGCGTGAGTTAGAAGAAAAAAAGAAAAAACTAGATGCCTTAATTGGGGGTGTTAGTAAATCGGAAGGAGCTGCAACTGGAGGTGAAGGTGATGATAATAAAGCAGGTGATAAAGGGCAGTTAGATGGTGATCCGTATGCGCCAAGTTATTTTGGTTCTGGCGGAGCAGGTAGTGGAGGCGTTGGTTACGGGCTGAATGGTAGAGGTAAGCCTCAGTTTAAAAAACCTGAAGGTTGCGATAATGAATATGGGTTGGTTGTAGTAAGTGTTGTAGTAAATAAGAATGGAAACGTAATTGAAGCTATTCCAGGAGCAAAGGGAACTACAAATATTACCGACTGTCTCAGACAGGTTGCTAAAATTTTTGCTATGTCAATTAAATGGCCTGCAGACTTAAATGCACCAGATAGACAAAAAGGTTTTGTACAAATAAACTTCACATCAAATTAGAGCAATAAACATGACGTATCAAGATACATTAAATTGGATGTTTTTACAACTGCCAATGTATCAACGACAGGGCCAATCGGCATTCCGAAAAGATTTGTTAAATACCATAAAGTTAATAGAACATTTACAGCATCCAGAAAATAATTTCAAAAGTATTCACGTAGCTGGTACTAATGGTAAGGGCTCTACAAGCCACATGCTAGCTTCTATTTTGCAGGAAGCTGGTTATAAAGTGGGTTTATATACGTCACCTCATTTAAAAGATTTCAGAGAG
The genomic region above belongs to Mariniflexile litorale and contains:
- a CDS encoding energy transducer TonB — encoded protein: MKYFRTIHEKNSAKLTALISVIILLLLFVVGAPYVDPPEEYGIAVNFGTTDFGSGTVQPLKPIKSEPVNINKPVEVQPTKAEPTKAAEAKEEVLTADNAEEIAIKKQKEVEAKAKAAADAKAKAEADRIAKEKRELEEKKKKLDALIGGVSKSEGAATGGEGDDNKAGDKGQLDGDPYAPSYFGSGGAGSGGVGYGLNGRGKPQFKKPEGCDNEYGLVVVSVVVNKNGNVIEAIPGAKGTTNITDCLRQVAKIFAMSIKWPADLNAPDRQKGFVQINFTSN